A window of Symphalangus syndactylus isolate Jambi chromosome 24, NHGRI_mSymSyn1-v2.1_pri, whole genome shotgun sequence contains these coding sequences:
- the CDC25B gene encoding M-phase inducer phosphatase 2 isoform X11, translating to MDSPSPMDPQMAEQMFEQAIQAASQVIRNEQFAIRRFQSMPVRLLGHSPVLRNITNSQAPNGRRKSEAGGGAASSSGEDKENDGFVFKMPWKPTYPSSTHALAEWASRREAFAQRPSSAPDLMCLSPERKMEVEELSPLALGRFSLTPVEGDTEEDDGFVDILESDLKDLVMYSKCQRLFRSPSMPCSVIRPILKRLERPQDRDTPVQNKRKRSVTPPEEQQEAEEPKARVLRSKSLCHDEIENLLDSDHRELIGDYSKAFLLQTVDGKHQDLKYISPETMVALLTGKFSNIVDKFVIVDCRYPYEYEGGHIKTAVNLPLERDAESFLLQSPITPCSLDKRVILIFHCEFSSERGPRMCRFIRERDRAVNDYPSLYYPEMYILKGGYKEFFPQHPNFCEPQDYRPMNHEAFKDELKTFRLKTRSWAGERSRRELCSRLQDQ from the exons GTTTGAACAGGCCATCCAGGCAGCCAGCCAGGTCATTCGAAA TGAGCAGTTTGCCATCAGACGCTTCCAGTCTATGCCG GTGAGGCTGCTGGGCCACAGCCCCGTGCTTCGGAACATCACCAACTCCCAGGCACCCAACGGCCGGAGGAAGAGCGAGGCGGGCGGTGGAGCTGCCAGCAGCTCTGGGGAAGACAAGGAGAAT GATGGATTTGTCTTCAAGATGCCATGGAAGCCCACATATCCCAGCTCCACCCATGCTCTGGCAGAGTGGGCCAGCCGCAGGGAAGCCTTTGCCCAGAGACCCAGCTCGGCCCCTGACCTGATG TGTCTCAGTCCTGAGCGGAAGATGGAAGTGGAGGAGCTCAGCCCCTTGGCCCTAGGTCGCTTCTCTCTGACCCCTGTAGAAGGGGATACTGAGGAAGATGATGGATTTGTGGACATCCTAGAGAGTGACTTAAAG GACCTCGTCATGTACAGCAAGTGCCAGCGGCTCTTCCGCTCTCCGTCCATGCCCTGCAGTGTGATCCGGCCCATCCTCAAGAGGCTGGAGCGGCCCCAGGACAGGGACACACCCGTGCAGAATAAGCGGAAGCGGAGCGTGACCCCTCCTGAGGAgcagcaggaggctgaggaaccT AAAGCCCGCGTCCTCCGCTCAAAATCACTGTGTCACGATGAGATCGAGAACCTCCTGGACAGTGACCACCGAGAGCTGATTGGAGATTACTCTAAG gCCTTCCTCCTACAGACAGTAGATGGAAAGCACCAAGACCTCAAGTACATCTCACCAGAAACG ATGGTGGCCCTGTTGACGGGCAAGTTCAGCAACATCGTGGATAAGTTTGTGATTGTAGACTGCAGATACCCCTATGAGTATGAAGGTGGGCACATCAAG ACTGCGGTGAACTTGCCCCTGGAACGCGACGCTGAGAGCTTCCTGCTGCAGAGCCCCATCACACCCTGTAGCCTGGACAAGAGAGTCATCCTCATTTTCCACTGTGAATTCTCATCTGAGCGTGGGCCCCGCAT GTGCCGTTTCATCAGGGAACGAGACCGTGCTGTCAACGACTACCCCAGCCTCTACTACCCCGAGATGTATATCCTGAAAGGCGGCTACAAGGAGTTCTTCCCTCAGCACCCG AACTTCTGTGAACCCCAGGACTACCGGCCCATGAACCACGAGGCCTTCAAGGATGAGCTAAAGACCTTCCGCCTCAAGACTCGCAGCTGGGCTGGGGAGCGGAGCCGGCGGGAGCTCTGTAGCCGGCTGCAGGACCAGTGA